The following are encoded in a window of Sutcliffiella horikoshii genomic DNA:
- the ychF gene encoding redox-regulated ATPase YchF, which produces MALTAGIVGLPNVGKSTLFNAITQAGAESANYPFCTIDPNVGIVDVPDERLQKLTELVNPKKTVPTHFEFTDIAGIVKGASKGEGLGNKFLSHIRQVDAICHVVRCFADDNITHVSGGVNPIEDIETINLELILADLESVDKRLERVAKLAKQKDKEAVYEHEVLVLVKEALENELPARTVEVTDEQVKYLKGMHLLTSKPVLYVANVGEDDVADTSDNEYVKQVREFAAKDNAEVITVCAKIESEIVELDADEKAMFLEELGIKESGLDQLIRAAYNLLGLATYFTAGVQEVRAWTFRTGMKAPQCAGVIHTDFERGFIRAETVSYEDLLTAGSHTAAKEAGKVRLEGKEYIVKDGDVIHFRFNV; this is translated from the coding sequence ATGGCTTTAACAGCAGGTATCGTTGGTCTTCCAAACGTAGGGAAATCAACGCTTTTTAATGCAATCACACAAGCGGGGGCGGAATCTGCCAACTACCCGTTCTGTACCATAGATCCGAACGTAGGTATCGTAGATGTTCCAGATGAGCGTCTTCAAAAATTAACAGAACTTGTAAATCCGAAGAAAACAGTACCAACACACTTTGAATTTACCGACATTGCCGGGATTGTAAAAGGTGCCAGCAAAGGAGAAGGGCTTGGAAACAAGTTCTTATCTCACATCCGTCAAGTTGATGCGATCTGCCACGTGGTTCGTTGCTTTGCTGACGATAATATCACTCACGTTTCTGGTGGAGTGAACCCGATTGAAGATATCGAAACCATCAACCTGGAACTTATTTTAGCTGATTTAGAATCAGTAGATAAGCGTCTTGAGCGTGTTGCCAAATTAGCGAAGCAAAAAGATAAAGAAGCGGTATATGAGCATGAAGTGCTTGTACTAGTAAAAGAAGCGCTTGAAAATGAGCTTCCCGCGCGTACAGTGGAAGTAACGGACGAGCAAGTGAAATACTTAAAAGGCATGCACCTATTAACAAGCAAGCCAGTCCTTTATGTAGCAAATGTTGGCGAAGACGATGTAGCAGACACTTCCGACAACGAATATGTGAAGCAAGTACGTGAATTTGCTGCAAAAGACAATGCCGAAGTTATCACAGTTTGTGCGAAAATCGAGTCTGAAATAGTAGAATTAGATGCAGACGAAAAAGCAATGTTCCTTGAGGAGCTTGGCATTAAAGAATCTGGTCTAGATCAACTGATCCGTGCTGCGTATAATCTACTTGGTCTTGCTACTTACTTTACTGCAGGTGTACAAGAAGTTCGTGCATGGACATTCCGTACAGGCATGAAAGCTCCACAATGTGCGGGAGTCATCCATACCGACTTTGAGCGCGGGTTCATCCGTGCAGAAACGGTATCCTATGAAGACTTACTTACAGCAGGCTCTCACACAGCTGCCAAAGAAGCAGGGAAAGTCCGACTAGAAGGAAAAGAATACATCGTAAAAGACGGAGACGTTATCCACTTCCGCTTTAACGTATAA
- a CDS encoding adenylosuccinate synthase, with protein sequence MASVVVVGTQWGDEGKGKITDFLSENAELIARYQGGNNAGHTIKFNGETYKLHLIPSGIFYNDKTCVIGNGMVVDPKALIKELKYLHDRGVSTDNLRISDRAHVILPYHLKLDEVEEERKGANKIGTTKKGIGPAYMDKAARVGIRIADLLDRELFEAKLAHNLAEKNRLLERMYETEGFKLEDILDEYYEYGQQFAKYVTDTSVVLNDALDDGRRVLFEGAQGVMLDIDQGTYPFVTSSNPVAGGVTIGSGVGPSKIDHVVGVAKAYTTRVGDGPFPTELDNEIGHQIREVGREYGTTTGRPRRVGWFDSVVVRHARRVSGMTDLSLNSIDVLTGIETLKICVAYKYKGEVMEAFPASLKVLAECEPVYEEMPGWTEDITGVKSLSELPENARHYIERVSQLTGIPLSIFSVGPDRSQTNVVRSVYAK encoded by the coding sequence ATGGCATCAGTAGTCGTAGTAGGAACACAATGGGGAGACGAAGGAAAAGGAAAAATTACCGATTTTCTTTCTGAGAATGCAGAGCTTATTGCACGTTACCAAGGCGGTAATAACGCAGGACACACAATTAAATTTAACGGTGAAACATATAAATTACACTTAATACCTTCTGGAATCTTTTATAACGACAAAACTTGTGTTATCGGTAACGGAATGGTTGTAGATCCTAAAGCATTAATAAAAGAATTAAAATATTTACATGACCGTGGAGTAAGCACTGATAACTTACGTATTTCTGATAGAGCACATGTTATTCTTCCGTACCACTTGAAGCTTGATGAAGTGGAAGAAGAGCGCAAAGGTGCAAACAAGATCGGTACGACGAAAAAAGGAATCGGACCGGCTTACATGGACAAAGCTGCTCGTGTTGGTATCCGTATTGCGGACTTGCTTGACCGTGAACTTTTCGAGGCGAAGCTTGCACACAACTTAGCGGAGAAAAATCGTTTGCTTGAAAGAATGTACGAAACAGAAGGATTCAAGTTAGAAGATATTCTGGATGAGTACTATGAGTACGGACAACAATTTGCAAAGTACGTAACAGATACTTCCGTTGTGCTAAACGATGCGCTTGATGATGGCCGACGCGTTCTTTTTGAAGGCGCTCAAGGGGTTATGCTTGATATCGACCAAGGAACATATCCATTCGTAACATCTTCCAACCCAGTGGCTGGTGGAGTGACAATCGGTTCTGGAGTAGGTCCTTCTAAAATAGACCACGTTGTAGGTGTTGCGAAAGCTTACACGACTCGTGTTGGCGACGGTCCTTTCCCAACAGAATTAGACAACGAAATTGGTCACCAAATCCGTGAAGTGGGAAGAGAGTATGGTACAACAACTGGACGCCCTCGCCGTGTAGGTTGGTTTGACAGTGTAGTTGTACGTCACGCTCGCCGCGTAAGTGGAATGACAGACCTTTCTTTGAACTCCATCGACGTATTAACAGGTATTGAAACGTTGAAAATTTGCGTAGCTTACAAATACAAAGGCGAAGTGATGGAAGCATTCCCAGCAAGCTTAAAAGTACTTGCTGAGTGTGAGCCGGTATATGAAGAAATGCCAGGCTGGACAGAAGACATCACTGGCGTTAAAAGCTTAAGTGAGCTTCCAGAAAACGCTCGTCACTACATTGAGCGCGTATCTCAGCTTACAGGCATTCCATTGTCCATCTTCTCTGTAGGGCCAGATCGCTCTCAGACGAATGTGGTACGTAGTGTGTATGCGAAGTAA
- a CDS encoding YybS family protein, whose product MKETKHITEGAALLGIYILLLLMTLFVPFIGLITFLALVVPFVVYTARNGWKSGIWLIVVAGVLSVLIGSPVALALSIPASTAGVVMGHLIQKNGNRYAILGAATGVFLLNYILAYVVAIVLFNIDFIEVMQEMIRESIQASEAIATSLGQENAKEAVAVLEESLGYTSYLLPTMLVLTSFVHAYFSQLITFFIIKRLKVKVSPFPPFRELMLPKSLLWYYLIVLILSIMAPEEGTTLFMVVLNLSFILMLLMTVQGFSFIFYFCYIKKISKAIPITLVILSFLITPLVYIIRMIGIIDIGFQLRDRIQGKNQGK is encoded by the coding sequence ATGAAGGAAACAAAACATATAACAGAAGGAGCAGCACTGCTCGGTATCTATATCCTGCTCCTTCTCATGACACTTTTCGTCCCTTTTATAGGGCTCATCACCTTTCTCGCCCTTGTTGTCCCGTTTGTCGTCTATACAGCAAGAAACGGGTGGAAATCAGGGATATGGCTCATAGTAGTTGCCGGTGTGCTTAGTGTACTGATTGGGTCACCGGTTGCTCTTGCCCTGAGCATACCAGCTAGTACTGCCGGTGTTGTCATGGGACATCTTATCCAAAAGAATGGTAACCGTTATGCCATTTTGGGCGCTGCTACAGGGGTATTCCTGCTCAATTATATCCTTGCGTATGTGGTGGCAATCGTCCTTTTTAATATTGATTTTATAGAAGTCATGCAAGAGATGATAAGGGAGTCTATACAGGCATCAGAAGCAATAGCTACCTCGCTCGGTCAAGAAAATGCAAAAGAAGCGGTGGCGGTATTAGAGGAGTCCCTGGGTTATACAAGTTATCTACTACCTACCATGTTGGTATTAACCTCTTTTGTACATGCCTATTTCTCGCAACTCATCACCTTTTTTATTATTAAAAGGTTAAAAGTGAAGGTTAGTCCTTTCCCTCCATTCAGGGAATTGATGCTTCCAAAGAGCTTGTTGTGGTATTACTTAATTGTCCTAATTTTATCGATTATGGCACCAGAAGAAGGGACAACTTTATTTATGGTAGTCCTAAACCTTTCCTTCATTTTAATGCTATTAATGACGGTGCAAGGGTTCTCATTTATTTTCTACTTCTGTTATATAAAAAAGATCTCCAAAGCCATTCCGATTACACTGGTCATTTTATCCTTCCTAATCACTCCTTTGGTCTATATAATAAGAATGATAGGAATAATAGATATCGGTTTTCAACTTAGAGATAGGATACAGGGAAAGAATCAAGGAAAATAA
- a CDS encoding DHH family phosphoesterase has protein sequence MPNYFEKLNLRYPVYLLFVIALIQLGIIVFFQWQIGIVSFLLLGLVVYLYIKVEQKAKKEMETYISTLSYRLKKVGEEALMEMPIGIMLYNDDYQIEWTNPFLASCFHEETLVGRSLYDVGENLIPLLKQDIETETIPLHDRKYKVVIKKAERLIYFFDITEQTHIEKLYEDERTVLGIIFLDNYDEVTQGMDDQTKSAINSQVTSIINKWSMENGVFLKRTSMERFIVVLNEHILVQLEKNKFSILDEVREQTSKQSMPLTLSVGIGTGVPSLPELGHLAQSSLDLALGRGGDQVAIKQTNGKVRFYGGKTNPMEKRTRVRARVISHALKELIHESDKVIIMGHRYPDMDALGAAIGIAKVAELNHKNAYIVLNNQEIDAGIHRLLEELKGHSELWEKFISPEDAFEIATGDTLLVVVDTHKPSLVIEEKLLSKIDNVVVIDHHRRGEDFIEDPLLVYMEPYASSTAELVTELLQYQPKRIKITMLEATALLAGIIVDTKSFTVRTGSRTFDAASYLRSQGADTILVQKLLKENLDRFVKRAKLIESAYLFQEGIVIAKGVPEESFDQVMIAQAADTLLAMSDINTSFVIAHRNGEQVSISARSLGDVNVQVVMENLGGGGHLTNAATQMNTTIDEAEEQLKQAITEYLEGGSKE, from the coding sequence ATGCCTAATTATTTCGAAAAACTGAATTTGCGTTATCCCGTCTATTTATTGTTTGTCATCGCACTGATTCAACTTGGGATAATTGTGTTTTTCCAATGGCAAATAGGGATTGTCAGCTTTCTGCTCCTAGGCTTGGTTGTATATCTTTACATCAAAGTGGAACAAAAGGCTAAAAAAGAAATGGAAACGTACATTTCCACCCTTTCCTACCGGTTAAAAAAGGTTGGGGAAGAAGCGTTAATGGAAATGCCTATTGGTATTATGCTTTATAACGACGATTATCAAATCGAATGGACGAATCCGTTTCTCGCTTCCTGTTTTCATGAAGAAACGCTTGTTGGCAGGTCGTTATATGATGTTGGAGAAAATTTGATTCCTCTTTTAAAGCAGGATATCGAAACGGAAACGATTCCCTTGCATGATAGGAAATATAAAGTGGTCATCAAGAAAGCTGAACGTCTTATCTACTTTTTTGACATTACCGAACAGACGCATATTGAAAAATTATATGAAGACGAGCGAACGGTTCTTGGTATCATTTTCTTAGACAATTATGATGAAGTGACACAGGGAATGGATGATCAAACGAAAAGCGCGATCAACAGCCAGGTGACCTCCATTATTAATAAATGGTCTATGGAGAACGGCGTATTCTTGAAAAGAACGTCAATGGAACGTTTTATTGTCGTATTAAATGAACATATCCTTGTGCAATTGGAGAAGAACAAGTTTTCCATATTGGATGAGGTTCGGGAACAAACATCCAAACAAAGCATGCCTCTTACATTAAGTGTTGGCATTGGTACAGGAGTCCCTTCGCTTCCTGAGTTGGGACACCTTGCCCAATCAAGTCTGGACCTTGCCTTGGGCCGTGGTGGCGACCAGGTTGCCATCAAGCAGACTAATGGAAAGGTACGCTTCTATGGAGGCAAAACAAATCCGATGGAGAAACGGACACGTGTACGTGCACGCGTTATTTCCCATGCATTGAAGGAACTGATCCACGAAAGTGACAAAGTGATTATCATGGGTCATCGCTACCCGGACATGGACGCGCTTGGAGCGGCCATCGGGATTGCCAAAGTAGCGGAGCTCAATCATAAAAATGCGTATATTGTTTTAAACAATCAGGAAATTGATGCCGGCATTCACCGTCTGTTGGAGGAATTGAAAGGTCATAGTGAGCTTTGGGAAAAGTTCATCTCACCGGAAGATGCCTTTGAGATAGCGACAGGCGATACGTTGCTGGTAGTGGTCGATACCCATAAGCCATCCCTCGTGATTGAGGAAAAGCTGCTAAGTAAAATTGATAATGTGGTGGTGATTGATCACCACAGACGTGGAGAGGACTTTATAGAGGATCCGTTGCTTGTATATATGGAGCCATATGCTTCCTCCACTGCGGAGCTTGTTACAGAGCTCTTGCAATACCAGCCAAAGCGCATCAAAATCACAATGCTTGAAGCGACCGCCCTGTTAGCTGGTATAATAGTAGATACGAAAAGCTTCACGGTCCGTACCGGTTCCCGTACATTTGATGCAGCATCCTACTTGCGCTCGCAAGGGGCAGACACCATTCTTGTGCAAAAGCTATTAAAAGAAAATCTTGACCGCTTTGTGAAACGCGCCAAGTTGATAGAAAGTGCCTATCTGTTCCAAGAAGGCATTGTTATTGCCAAAGGTGTACCTGAAGAGTCCTTTGATCAGGTGATGATCGCCCAGGCTGCAGACACGCTGCTTGCGATGAGCGACATCAATACTTCTTTTGTCATCGCGCACAGAAACGGCGAGCAGGTAAGCATCAGTGCAAGATCGCTCGGGGATGTCAACGTACAGGTTGTCATGGAGAACCTTGGCGGCGGCGGGCATCTGACAAATGCAGCCACACAGATGAATACGACCATTGATGAAGCAGAAGAACAATTGAAACAAGCAATAACAGAGTACTTAGAAGGAGGTTCCAAGGAATGA
- the rplI gene encoding 50S ribosomal protein L9 translates to MRVIFLKDVKGKGKKGEVKNVADGYAHNFLLKQGLAMEASNGNLKSLEAQKNKEAKEAEQEVENAKKLKETLEKLTLEFQTKAGEGGRLFGSITTKQIAEELQKKHKIKIDKRKMELNDAIRALGYTNVPVKLHTEVTATLKVHVTEQK, encoded by the coding sequence ATGAGGGTAATATTTTTAAAAGATGTTAAAGGTAAAGGCAAAAAAGGCGAAGTGAAAAACGTGGCCGATGGTTATGCCCATAATTTTCTACTAAAACAAGGGTTGGCGATGGAGGCTTCAAATGGTAACCTTAAATCATTGGAAGCTCAAAAGAACAAAGAGGCCAAAGAAGCGGAACAAGAGGTTGAAAACGCAAAGAAATTAAAAGAGACGTTGGAAAAGCTTACGCTTGAATTCCAAACTAAAGCAGGTGAAGGCGGTCGTTTATTCGGTAGCATCACCACAAAGCAAATCGCAGAAGAGCTTCAAAAGAAGCATAAAATAAAGATCGATAAGCGCAAAATGGAGCTAAATGATGCCATCCGCGCTTTAGGCTATACAAATGTACCTGTAAAGCTGCATACAGAAGTTACAGCAACCTTGAAGGTGCATGTAACAGAACAAAAGTAA
- the ssb gene encoding single-stranded DNA-binding protein, whose amino-acid sequence MLNRVVLVGRLTKDPELRYTPSGVAVATFTLAVNRTFQNQQGEREADFINCVVWRKQAENAANFLKKGSLAGVDGRLQTRNYEGQDGKRVYVTEVVAEGVQFLEPKGSGGSGNGNASRPNPNQNQGYGSSPNFGYDQNQQRSNNNNQGYTRVDDDPFKNDGQPIDISDDDLPF is encoded by the coding sequence ATGTTAAATCGCGTAGTATTGGTAGGTCGCTTAACGAAAGACCCTGAATTGCGCTATACCCCAAGTGGAGTGGCGGTTGCTACATTTACATTGGCAGTCAATCGTACGTTCCAGAATCAGCAAGGCGAACGCGAAGCTGACTTCATCAACTGTGTTGTCTGGAGAAAACAAGCTGAAAACGCAGCAAACTTTCTGAAAAAAGGAAGCTTGGCTGGAGTGGATGGCAGGTTGCAGACACGTAATTATGAAGGCCAAGATGGAAAACGTGTGTACGTAACGGAAGTAGTGGCAGAAGGTGTTCAATTCTTAGAACCTAAGGGATCCGGCGGTTCAGGAAATGGAAATGCATCCCGTCCTAATCCAAATCAAAATCAAGGCTATGGTTCATCACCTAACTTTGGGTATGATCAGAACCAACAGCGTAGCAATAACAACAACCAAGGTTATACTCGTGTTGATGACGACCCATTTAAGAACGATGGCCAACCAATTGATATATCCGATGACGATTTGCCGTTCTAA
- the rpsF gene encoding 30S ribosomal protein S6: MNKYEIMYIIRPNIEEDAKKALTERFNTILTDNGADLTESKEWGKRRLAYEINDFRDGYYMLVNVAAEPAAVQEFDRLAKISEDIIRHIVVKKEVK, translated from the coding sequence ATGAACAAGTACGAAATCATGTATATCATCCGTCCAAACATTGAGGAAGACGCTAAAAAAGCTCTTACAGAACGTTTCAATACGATCCTAACTGACAACGGTGCAGATCTTACTGAATCCAAAGAGTGGGGAAAACGCCGCTTAGCATACGAAATCAATGATTTTCGTGACGGCTACTATATGCTAGTAAACGTAGCTGCTGAGCCAGCTGCAGTTCAAGAGTTTGATCGTCTTGCTAAAATCAGCGAAGACATCATCCGTCATATTGTTGTTAAAAAAGAAGTTAAATAA
- the rpsR gene encoding 30S ribosomal protein S18: MAGGRRGGRNKRRKVCYFTANGITHIDYKDTDVLKKFVSERGKILPRRVTGTSAKYQRKLTIAIKRARQMALLPYVSGE; this comes from the coding sequence ATGGCAGGAGGACGCAGAGGTGGACGTAACAAACGTCGTAAGGTTTGTTATTTCACAGCTAACGGTATCACTCATATCGATTACAAAGATACTGATGTACTAAAAAAGTTCGTTTCTGAGCGTGGTAAAATTTTACCTCGTCGTGTAACAGGAACTAGCGCTAAATACCAACGTAAATTAACGATCGCGATCAAACGCGCTCGTCAAATGGCATTACTACCATACGTTTCTGGTGAGTAA
- the dnaB gene encoding replicative DNA helicase, translated as MSDIFEDRIPPQNIEAEQAVIGAIFLEPSALTLASELVMPDDFYRAAHQKIYDCMLNLSDRGEPVDLVTVTSELANLKLLEEVGGVSYLSDIAGSVPTAANIEYYAKIVEEKSILRRLIRTATNIAQEGYSREDEVAGLLNEAEKQILEVSQRKNSGVFQNIKDVLVKTYDNIETLHNRKGEVTGIETGFTELDKMTAGFQRNDLIIIAARPSVGKTAFALNIAQNVATKARENVAIFSLEMGAEQLVMRMLCAEGNINAQNLRTGQLTAEDWSKLTMAMGSLSNAGIYIDDTPGIRVSEIRSKCRRLRQESGLGMILIDYLQLIQGSGRGGGENRQQEVSEISRSLKALARELEVPVIALSQLSRGVEQRQDKRPMMSDIRESGSIEQDADIVGFLYRDDYYDKESENKNIIEIILAKQRNGPVGTVSLAFVKEYNKFVNLERRFDDESVPPGA; from the coding sequence ATGAGTGATATTTTTGAAGATCGAATACCACCGCAAAATATAGAAGCGGAACAGGCGGTCATCGGGGCTATTTTCTTAGAACCGTCCGCACTGACATTGGCATCAGAGCTTGTCATGCCAGATGACTTTTACCGCGCTGCCCATCAAAAGATATATGACTGCATGCTGAATCTTTCCGACCGGGGCGAACCGGTCGATCTGGTCACAGTCACATCCGAGCTTGCAAACTTGAAGCTTTTAGAAGAAGTTGGAGGGGTATCGTACCTGAGTGATATAGCAGGTTCGGTGCCAACTGCAGCCAATATTGAGTATTACGCTAAGATAGTAGAAGAAAAGTCTATTCTCCGCCGTCTGATTCGTACCGCAACCAACATCGCCCAAGAAGGCTACAGCAGGGAAGATGAAGTAGCGGGATTATTGAACGAAGCGGAAAAACAAATCTTAGAGGTTTCTCAAAGAAAAAACTCTGGTGTCTTCCAAAACATCAAGGATGTCCTAGTTAAAACGTATGATAATATCGAAACCCTTCATAACCGTAAAGGCGAAGTGACGGGGATTGAGACAGGCTTTACCGAATTGGACAAAATGACGGCAGGTTTCCAGCGAAACGATTTGATTATCATCGCTGCGCGTCCTTCTGTTGGTAAAACGGCATTTGCCTTGAATATCGCGCAAAACGTCGCTACAAAGGCTCGTGAAAATGTCGCGATCTTCAGTCTCGAGATGGGTGCGGAGCAACTGGTTATGAGGATGCTTTGTGCAGAAGGAAATATCAATGCGCAAAACCTTAGGACAGGCCAATTGACCGCTGAGGATTGGAGCAAGTTGACGATGGCAATGGGTAGCTTGTCCAATGCGGGTATCTACATTGATGATACGCCTGGTATCCGTGTCAGCGAGATTCGTTCCAAATGCCGTCGCCTAAGACAGGAGAGCGGCCTTGGAATGATTCTGATTGACTACCTGCAATTAATTCAAGGTAGTGGACGCGGCGGCGGTGAGAACCGTCAGCAGGAAGTTTCTGAGATTTCCCGTTCCTTAAAAGCGTTGGCAAGGGAATTAGAAGTTCCTGTTATTGCCTTGTCTCAGCTGTCCCGTGGAGTGGAGCAGCGTCAAGACAAGCGTCCCATGATGTCTGATATCCGTGAATCCGGAAGTATTGAGCAGGATGCCGATATTGTTGGTTTCTTATATCGTGATGACTATTACGACAAAGAAAGTGAGAACAAAAACATCATCGAGATCATCCTGGCCAAACAGCGTAACGGTCCTGTTGGTACAGTTTCCTTGGCTTTCGTAAAAGAATATAATAAATTTGTTAATTTGGAGCGGCGATTTGATGATGAATCCGTCCCTCCAGGGGCATAA